A single window of Archangium gephyra DNA harbors:
- a CDS encoding ATP-binding protein: MHVVTLGVPQTVREEWERGLREEGMRHAVECQVQHARGLEELPELLPAGLLVLWDAGGPVQDTLTLCQRLHARREPVRSHLVVLTPRGPDALDTLEQAGADECLPPPGGRWGARLIALARRLRSLEPSALMMTGGNRMRTEATLQALLEFTLAEPGPDFFQVMVRQLAQALGVTCALVGELDGDSVRKLACFNLGDFCELPPYALAGTPCEITVDQAICHYPDGVAARFPEDTMLREQGLRSYLGAALRDSSGQPIGVLAVLNDRPLEARQLDYALINAFAVRAGFELERRRQRDELERSRDLLQKTLDTVPEPLLVKDRGYRWIAMNNAFCRLMGRPLEELLGRTDRDLLPKAEADTLRRQDEQVFTTGQPHEAEDTFTDASGQARVLLTRKTLFTGGGRSLLMVLSRDITERKRLESQLRLADRMASAGTLATGMAHEINNPLTFVSANLTFLEEQLTGMMVLPEALPEMREVLTETREGVGRIRELVQDLKSFARADDERTGPVDVHRVVDSALRLMRSALRHRTQVVRAFGEVPPVRGNEARLGQVLVNLLVNALQALPARTADDNRIQVSTWREGPHHVVLQVEDNGQGIPLEIQRRIFEPFFTTKPVGVGTGLGLAICNSIVQGMGGRIEVRSQPGQGTAFQLKLPVDGMTPQLRGKEAVLPL; this comes from the coding sequence ATGCACGTCGTCACGCTGGGAGTTCCCCAAACCGTCCGAGAGGAATGGGAGCGCGGGCTGCGCGAGGAGGGCATGCGTCACGCGGTGGAGTGCCAGGTCCAGCACGCACGGGGCCTGGAGGAGCTGCCCGAGCTGCTTCCCGCCGGATTGCTGGTGCTCTGGGACGCGGGCGGGCCGGTGCAGGACACGCTCACGCTCTGCCAGCGGCTGCACGCGCGCCGGGAGCCGGTGCGCTCCCATCTCGTGGTGCTGACCCCGCGAGGCCCGGACGCGCTCGACACCCTGGAACAGGCGGGCGCCGACGAGTGCCTGCCGCCTCCGGGGGGCCGTTGGGGCGCGCGGCTGATCGCGCTGGCGCGGCGGCTGCGCTCGCTGGAGCCCTCGGCCTTGATGATGACGGGCGGCAACCGCATGCGGACGGAAGCCACGCTCCAGGCGCTGCTCGAGTTCACCCTGGCCGAGCCCGGCCCCGACTTCTTCCAGGTCATGGTGCGGCAGCTGGCCCAGGCGCTCGGCGTCACGTGCGCGCTGGTGGGCGAGCTGGACGGGGACTCGGTGCGCAAGCTGGCCTGCTTCAACCTGGGTGACTTCTGCGAGCTGCCGCCCTACGCGCTGGCCGGGACGCCCTGTGAGATCACCGTGGACCAGGCCATCTGCCACTACCCGGATGGCGTGGCCGCGCGCTTCCCCGAGGACACGATGCTGCGCGAGCAGGGCCTGCGCAGCTACCTGGGCGCGGCGCTGAGGGACTCCAGTGGCCAGCCCATCGGCGTGCTGGCCGTCCTCAACGACAGGCCGCTCGAGGCGCGGCAGCTGGACTACGCGCTCATCAACGCCTTCGCGGTGCGCGCGGGCTTCGAGCTGGAGCGCCGGCGCCAGCGCGACGAGCTGGAGCGCTCGCGCGACTTGCTGCAGAAGACGCTCGACACCGTGCCGGAGCCGCTGCTGGTGAAGGACCGGGGTTACCGGTGGATCGCCATGAACAACGCCTTCTGCCGCCTCATGGGGCGCCCGCTGGAGGAGCTGCTCGGCAGGACGGACCGCGACCTCCTGCCCAAGGCCGAGGCGGACACGCTGCGGCGGCAGGACGAGCAGGTCTTCACCACCGGCCAGCCGCACGAGGCCGAGGACACCTTCACCGACGCGTCCGGCCAGGCGCGCGTGCTCCTCACCCGGAAGACGCTCTTCACCGGCGGGGGCCGCTCCCTGCTCATGGTGCTCAGCCGCGACATCACCGAGCGCAAGCGGCTGGAGTCGCAGCTGCGGCTGGCGGATCGCATGGCGTCCGCGGGCACGCTGGCCACGGGCATGGCGCATGAGATCAACAACCCGCTCACCTTCGTCTCCGCCAACCTCACCTTCCTGGAGGAGCAGCTCACCGGGATGATGGTGCTGCCCGAGGCGCTGCCCGAGATGCGCGAGGTGCTCACGGAGACACGCGAGGGCGTGGGGAGGATCCGCGAGCTGGTGCAGGACTTGAAGTCCTTCGCGCGGGCCGATGACGAGCGCACCGGACCGGTGGACGTGCACCGCGTGGTGGACAGTGCGCTGCGGCTGATGCGCAGCGCGCTGCGGCACCGCACGCAGGTGGTGCGCGCGTTCGGCGAGGTGCCGCCCGTGCGTGGCAACGAGGCGCGGCTGGGACAGGTGCTCGTCAACCTGCTGGTGAACGCGCTGCAGGCGCTTCCGGCGCGCACCGCGGACGACAACCGCATCCAGGTGTCCACGTGGCGCGAGGGTCCCCACCACGTGGTGCTCCAGGTGGAGGACAACGGGCAGGGCATTCCCCTGGAGATCCAGCGGCGCATCTTCGAGCCCTTCTTCACCACCAAGCCGGTGGGCGTGGGCACCGGCCTGGGGCTGGCCATCTGCAACAGCATCGTGCAAGGCATGGGCGGCAGGATCGAGGTGCGCAGCCAGCCGGGCCAGGGCACCGCCTTCCAGCTGAAGCTGCCCGTGGACGGCATGACGCCCCAGCTGCGGGGCAAGGAGGCCGTGCTCCCGCTGTAG